The Streptomyces sp. cg36 genomic interval CGCCCGTCGCTGCCCCCGGAACCCCTGCGCCACCGGAGGCCACGGCGGCTCCCTCCGCTCCTGAACCGGCGCCGGGCGGCCAAGACGGCCGGTAGGACCCGTACGAGCCTCAGAGGGGCTGACAGGGCTGGCGAGCGGGGAAGGGGCGCGTGGGGCGCGAGGAGGGCAGGGGGAACCGGAGGCGTCGGGGTGTGGAGGGCTCCTAGGGCGCGGCGGCGGAGGTGAACGAGGCCGCGGCCGGGGCGGCCCGTCGTCCACCCCGGAGGAGCCAGCGGCGGGCTCCACAAGCCGGATCGGATCGGCGAGCTCCATCGGCCGGAGCGAAACGGCCTCCTCCGCGGGCCGGACCGGAACGCGGTACGAGGGCGAGGGCGAGGCCGGGACGTCGTACGGCGGCGGGACCGCCGGGCCCGCTCTGGCCCGGACCACCGGGGCGTACGGCCCGAACCTCGCCCGTACGGCCACATCCGCGATCTCCCCGTCCACGGCGCACCGCACCACCTCCCCGCCCTGGGCTCCGGCGACCCGCGCGGCGACGGCGCAGGCATCCGCTGTCCCCCAGAGCGCCCGGTCGGCGGCCGCCAGCGCGGCCATGTCCGCGGCGCCACCCGCGCGGTGCCGAGCCGCCACCGCCTGTCCGAAGGCGAGGACGCCCGCGAAGACCACGCACATCGCGGAGGCCGCCACGGCCACCCACACGGTCGCCGAACCCCGGTCCCCGCGTGGACGCCCGCTCCGCTCCGGGGATGAGGCCCAGGCGCCTGATCCCCGCCCGTCCTCGCGCACACGCCCGTCCCGCTCCCGGGATGAGGACCAAGCGCCTGATCCCCGCCGGTTCCCACGCGCACGCCCGTCCCGTCTCGCCACCACCTCCCGCACGCGCCCGGCCCAGCACACGACGAGGCATGAACTCCCGACCGTCCGAGCGGCGCGGGCCCTCCCCCGGAGCTGCACCCTCATGGTTCCTCCCCCACCGCGTCCTCGGCCAGGGCCGCCGCCTCCGCCTTGAGCGTCAGGGACAGTGCGCCGGGGCCCGGGGTCGGCGCCTCCACGCGTACGCGCCAAAGGTCGCCCGTTCGCCCGAGCGTGACCCGCGCGCCGTCCGGGGCCGCCGAGCGGGCGGCGGCCAGCACCGCCCCCTCGGTCTCGGACCGCGCCGCCGCGCGAGCGCCCACCCGTGCCGCGTCCACGCACTCGATCTGCCCGGCCGCCGCCATCAGCGCCCACAGCAGGGCCAGGGCGAACAGAGCGAGTGCCGGTATCACCACGGCCGCCTCGGCCGTCACGAAGCCGCGATCCCCCTTGAGGCCATCCCCTTCGAGCCGGGCCTCCGCAGTGCCGGGACCAGCGCGGCCGGCCGTGGCGAAGCCGCACTCAGAACTGGACATCCAGCGCCCTCTCCACCAGCGACTGGAGCGCCGAGGTGACGGCACCACTGGTCACGACCTTGTAGAGCACCGCCGCGAAGCCGCACGCGGCGATCGTGCCGACCGCGTACTCGCTGGTCGTCATCCCGGTGTCCCCGCGCACGCCCGACCTGACGCGCCGCATCCATGCCTTCATCGCAACCCCCATGTCCGTGCAACCTCCGTGTTCGTGTCCATGCCTGTGTCCGCACGTCCATCGCGTCCGTCGCGTCCGTCGCGTCCGTCGCGTCCGTCGCGTCCGTCATGCCTGTCATGCCTGTCATGCCTGTTGCTGCCGTCGACCTTCGTGTTCTCCCTTGGCCGCGCCGACGGGATCTCCGTCGCGCCGCCCTCGGCTCCTCCCCTCTCGCGTGCACTCAGCGCCCGAGCAGTCCGCCCGCCAGGCCGATCACCACCGGAGCCACACCGGCCGCCAGGAACGCGGGCAGGAAGCACAGGCCCAGAGGGCCGGTGATCAGTACGCCCGCGCGTCTCGCCCTGGCCGCCGTCGCCCGGGACCTCTCGGCTCGGCAGCGCTCGGCCACCCGCCCCACCGGGCCCGCCGCGGGCGCCCCCGAGGAACCGGCCCGCTCCAGACATCGGGCCAGCCCCGTCGCGCCCGGTATCGCCCCCAACCGCCCCCACGCCTCGGCCGGATCACCTCCCAGCCGCAACTCGGCGGCGATCTCGGCCAGCCGACGCCCCACCGGGCCGCCCAGCGACTCCCCCACCGCTTCGGCCGCCTCACGCGGGCCCGCACCGGCGGAGAGGCACGCGGCCAGGAGGTCGGCCGCGAGCGGCAGTTCGGGATCCACGTCCACGGCCCGACCCCGGCCGCCGTTCCCGGGCCATCCCGGGCCGCCCCTCCCGGCCCACCTCGGAACGCCCCTCCCGGCCCACCCCGGGTCGCCACTACCAAGCCGACCCCAGCCGCCGCTCCCGGGCCGAAGCCATCCCCCAGGCCCTGGCGCGAACCCTGAACGCGGCCCCGGCCCCGGCCCCCTGCGGGCCCCCGCGCCCGCACTCGCCCCCGCACCCGCCGGTATGCGCGAGCCAACCCCGCCCCGGATTCCTCCCGCAGCCGTGTCCCTTCCCGGCTCCGGCCGCCGTCCGCGCCGCCTCTGCCAGCGCCCGACCCCGTACGCCGCCACCAGCCCGACCAGCACCCCCGGCACTCCGCCGATCACCCCGTATCCGGCGGCAAGAACCCCCAGAGGCCCCCACCAGGCCCCCTTCACCCGCTTCTCTCCCCCCAGTGACGGCCCGTCAGGGAGCCCCGGGAGCACCCGCGCCCGCCACACGACCACAGCCCTCGACCGCGCCAGCGCACCCGCACCCGCACCCGCACCCGCATCCGCATCCGCACCCGCCAGCAAGGCCCCACCCCTGCGTCGGATCGAGCGCTCCCGTCGGCGGTCCGCCACTTCCACCACCATCCACAGGGCGAGCGCCACGAAGGCCGCCGTCACCCCCAGCCTGTGGAAAACCCCGGAGTGGGACACCCCGGGCAGAGCCACGGCGAGCCGCGCCAAGTCGAGTCCGGCCACATCAGGCCCGGCCACCGCCGGCCCGCCCGGTCCGGGCCCGGCTCCGGCGCCAGTCACGGCGAGCCCCACCCCCGCCGCACAGCCCCTCACCGCTTCTCCCCCGTCCGCGTGATCCGCGCCGTCCAGTACAGGCCCGCCGCCTCCAGGACCCCCGCGACGGCCAGGCAGCCGAGTCCGGCCGGTGTGTGGAGCAGTACGCGCAGGGGGCTCGCGCCCATGGCCGTGCCGAGCAGCAGGCCGAGAACGGGCAGCAGCGCCAGCAGCACGGCCGTGGTCCGAGGGCCCGTCAACTGGGCTCTCAGTTCCTCCCGCTGCTCCTGATCGGCGCGCAGCGCGGCCTCCAGGCGCTCCAGGCCCGCCGCGAGGCCGGCGCCGCCGTCCACCGCCACCTGCCAGCACGCGGCGACCCCGGCGAGCCCTTCCGCGCCCGGCTCGCGCGCGGCCTCGCGCAGCGCGCCGGGCACATCGCCGCCGAACCTCGCCGCGGCGAGCACCTGTGCCTCGGCCGCGCCCAGCGCCTCCGTGTCCAGGGCGGCCAGCGTCAGCGCCTGGCCGGGCTGCCGTCCCGCCCTCAGCTCCCCCGCGACCGCCCCGCACCACACGACGACCTCGTCACCCCGGCGCCACTTCGCCCGCTCCCGCTCACGGGCCCGCAGCCACCGCCCCACCAGCGGCACCGCGAGCACCCCGGCGGCCAACGGCAGCAGCGAGTCCGCGAGGACCGCCAGAACCACCGCGCCCGGCAGACACAGCCACTCCGGGCGGGCCCGACGGCGCAGCCGCTCCCACTGCCGCCCCCACAGCGGCTCCTCCGGTTCGACGGCCCCGCCCGCCAGCAACAGCCGTGTCCTGCGCGGCCCCTGGCCCCGCCCCACCGAGAGCCAGGCGGCGGCGAAGGCGCAGACGGCCGCCGCCGAGGCCGGGGAGAACGGCACGGTCGGGCCCGATGCGCTCCAACCCGTCACCACGCACCTCCGAGCAGTGTCCGCAGCCGGTCCCAGCCGCGCTCCTGCACAAAGCCGCCCACACCCCAGCGCAGCGCCGGAACGGCCACCACCAGGCCCGCCGGGTCGCGCTCCAGCACCCGGATCTCGGCGACCCGGCGCCGCCCGGCCCTGTCCCGTGCGAGATGGACCACCACCGACAGGGCCGCCGCCAACTGGCTGTGCAGGGCGGCCCGGTCGAGCCCGGCCGCCGTGCCCAGGGCCTCCAGACGGGCGGGCACGTCGGCCGCCGTGTTCGCGTGGACGGTGCCGCAGCCGCCCTCGTGGCCGGTGTTGAGCGCGGCCAGCAGGTCGGTGACCTCGGCGCCGCGCACTTCGCCCACGACGAGCCGGTCCGGCCGCATCCGCAGGGCCTGGCGCACCAGGTCCCGCAGGGTGACCTGGCCCGCGCCCTCCTGGTTGGCGGGCCGTGACTCCAGCCACACCACATGGGGGTGGTCGGGCCTCAACTCGGCCGAGTCCTCGGCCAGGACGATCCGCTCGCGCGTGCCGACGAGGCCCAGCAGGGTCGACAGGAGCGTGGTCTTGCCGGACCCGGTGCCACCACTCACCAGGAACGACGCCCGCGCTTGGATCAGCGCGCGCAGCACTCCTTCCCCGCCGGGCGGCACCGTGCCCGCCGCGACGAGTTCGTCCAGGGAGAACGCCCTGGGCCGCACCACTCGCAGCGACAGACAGTCCGCCCCGACCGCGACCGGCGCCAGTACCGCGTGCATCCGGGTGCCGTCCGGCAGCCGGGCGTCCACCCACGGCCGGGCGTCGTCGAGGCGCCGCCCCGCGACGGCCGCCAGCCGCTGGGCCAGCCTGCGCACCGCGGCCGTGTCGGGGAAGCGGACGTCCGTGAGTTCGAGCCCGGCGCCCCGGTCCACCCAGACCCGGTCCGGGGCGGACACCAGAACGTCCGTCACGGCCGGATCGGCCAGGAGCGGTTCGAGCGGGCCCGTGCCGACCAGCTCGGAGCGGAGCTTCTCGGCGCCGCCGAGGACTTCCGCGTCGCCCAGGAGGCGGCCCTGGGCCCGCAGCGCCGCCGCGACCCGGGCCGGTGTGGGTTCGGCGCCGCTCTCCGCGAGCCGTCGGCGCACCGCGTCCAGGAGCGGGCCGGGCGCGGCCCCCGCCAGGCCCCGTACGCCGTCGGAAGGTGTGCCCGTCGTCCCCGTGCTCATGCGACGGCACCTCCGGTCAGCGCCTGCTCCCAGAAGGCCGTGCAGAAGCGGGAGAGCGGTCCGCGCACTGCGCTGCCGGGCGGCAGGCCCTTCTCCACGCCTTCCAGCAGCCCGTGTTCCATGGGCAGTTCGCCCGCCAGGGGCAGGCCGAGCGCCGCCGCCACCCACTGTTCGTCGAGCCCCGCCGCGTACGGTCCGCGCACCACCGCGCGCAGGTCGCGGAGGACCATGCTCACGGAGGAGGCGACCCGGTTGGCCGCCGCGACCGCTCGCAGTTCGGCGGGGACGACCAGCAGGCCCAGGTCGAGCTGGGCCAGTGCCTCCGCCACCGAGTCGTCGACCCGCCTCGGGAGGTCGACGACCACCACTCCGCCGCGTCTGCGCCCGGCGGCCAGGACCGCCCGCATGGCTTCCGCCGGGATCGCCACCGTGTCCCCCCGGTCCCAGCTGAGGACCCGCAGGGCGTGGAGGTGGGGCAGCGACTCCTCCAGGGCGCCGCCTCCGACCCGGCCTCGGGAAGCGGCGAAATCCGGCCATCGTCTGCCCTCGGCCTGTTCGCCGCCGAGCAGCACGTCGATACCGCCGCCGAGCGGGTCGCCGTCGATGAGCATGGTGCGCCGGCCGGCCCGCGCGGCGGTCACCGCCAGGGCGCAGGCCAGCGTGGACGCCCCCGCTCCGCCCCGCCCGCCCATCACCCCGACCGTCAGCGCCTGCCGCCCCACGCCCTCCACGGCGTCCGCGATCCGGTCGACCAGCCACTGCTCGCCGTCGGGCAGCAGCAGCACGTGGTCGGCGCCGATCTCCACGGCGCGCTGCCACACGCCGGGGTCGTCCTGGTCGCGTCCGACGAGCAGGACTCCGCGCCTTCGCGCGGCGCCGCGCACCCGGGCGGCGGCGTCGTCCCCGACCAGGATCAGCGGCGCCCCCTCCCAGCCGGACCGGCGCTCGGGCACCGAGTGGTGCACCTCGGGCTCGGCTCCGGCGGCGGCGCACAGCCGCAGCAGATCGTCGAGCAATGCCTCGTCCTCGGTGACGATCAGCGGCCCGGCGCGCCGCCCCTCCGCACTCGGCGGCCGTTCGGAAGCCATGGGTCCGTCCATGATCTCCGCCCCCTCTCACTGCGATTCCTTGCGTCCGCGGATCTCGCGAACTGGAATCACGGTGGAGCGGTTCCGGAAATCAAGTGGATCTTGGTCAAAAACTGTGGACAACTCGCCGGTTGTGAATATTCCGTTCACCTATACCGGTGACTTCCGGAGCGCACCGGAACCATCACGCTGCGTGACGAGTCAGGACATGCAGAGGGGCCGGCCGATGCGGCCCGAGGGAGGGGAGATGGATCGTGTGCGACACCCGAAAATGCATCCGGACATGCGACGACCCCCGCCGGGGGGGAGAGCGGGGGTCGTCTCTCCGGCCGACTCGGGGGGGGAGGAGCCGGACCGGGTTAGCACGGTCGCGAACGATCCGTGACTTCCATGGTGTACCCGAGAGCCTTCTCAGGCAAACCCACACGCCCCAGCGTACGCCGAATGGTGGGCGCCTATGCTCGCCTTCGTGGAAAACCACTCCTTGCCGCGGACGGCCGCCTTCTTCGACTTGGACAAGACAGTCATTGCCAAGTCGTCGACTCTCACGTTCAGCAAGTCCTTCTATCAAGGGGGACTCATCAACCGGCGGGCCGTGCTGCGCACGGCCTACGCACAGTTCGTGTTCCTCGC includes:
- a CDS encoding TadE family type IV pilus minor pilin encodes the protein MSSSECGFATAGRAGPGTAEARLEGDGLKGDRGFVTAEAAVVIPALALFALALLWALMAAAGQIECVDAARVGARAAARSETEGAVLAAARSAAPDGARVTLGRTGDLWRVRVEAPTPGPGALSLTLKAEAAALAEDAVGEEP
- a CDS encoding DUF4244 domain-containing protein; its protein translation is MGVAMKAWMRRVRSGVRGDTGMTTSEYAVGTIAACGFAAVLYKVVTSGAVTSALQSLVERALDVQF
- a CDS encoding type II secretion system F family protein; its protein translation is MAAYGVGRWQRRRGRRPEPGRDTAAGGIRGGVGSRIPAGAGASAGAGARRGPGPGPRSGFAPGPGGWLRPGSGGWGRLGSGDPGWAGRGVPRWAGRGGPGWPGNGGRGRAVDVDPELPLAADLLAACLSAGAGPREAAEAVGESLGGPVGRRLAEIAAELRLGGDPAEAWGRLGAIPGATGLARCLERAGSSGAPAAGPVGRVAERCRAERSRATAARARRAGVLITGPLGLCFLPAFLAAGVAPVVIGLAGGLLGR
- a CDS encoding type II secretion system F family protein: MTGWSASGPTVPFSPASAAAVCAFAAAWLSVGRGQGPRRTRLLLAGGAVEPEEPLWGRQWERLRRRARPEWLCLPGAVVLAVLADSLLPLAAGVLAVPLVGRWLRARERERAKWRRGDEVVVWCGAVAGELRAGRQPGQALTLAALDTEALGAAEAQVLAAARFGGDVPGALREAAREPGAEGLAGVAACWQVAVDGGAGLAAGLERLEAALRADQEQREELRAQLTGPRTTAVLLALLPVLGLLLGTAMGASPLRVLLHTPAGLGCLAVAGVLEAAGLYWTARITRTGEKR
- a CDS encoding TadA family conjugal transfer-associated ATPase, which codes for MSTGTTGTPSDGVRGLAGAAPGPLLDAVRRRLAESGAEPTPARVAAALRAQGRLLGDAEVLGGAEKLRSELVGTGPLEPLLADPAVTDVLVSAPDRVWVDRGAGLELTDVRFPDTAAVRRLAQRLAAVAGRRLDDARPWVDARLPDGTRMHAVLAPVAVGADCLSLRVVRPRAFSLDELVAAGTVPPGGEGVLRALIQARASFLVSGGTGSGKTTLLSTLLGLVGTRERIVLAEDSAELRPDHPHVVWLESRPANQEGAGQVTLRDLVRQALRMRPDRLVVGEVRGAEVTDLLAALNTGHEGGCGTVHANTAADVPARLEALGTAAGLDRAALHSQLAAALSVVVHLARDRAGRRRVAEIRVLERDPAGLVVAVPALRWGVGGFVQERGWDRLRTLLGGAW
- the ssd gene encoding septum site-determining protein Ssd, whose protein sequence is MDGPMASERPPSAEGRRAGPLIVTEDEALLDDLLRLCAAAGAEPEVHHSVPERRSGWEGAPLILVGDDAAARVRGAARRRGVLLVGRDQDDPGVWQRAVEIGADHVLLLPDGEQWLVDRIADAVEGVGRQALTVGVMGGRGGAGASTLACALAVTAARAGRRTMLIDGDPLGGGIDVLLGGEQAEGRRWPDFAASRGRVGGGALEESLPHLHALRVLSWDRGDTVAIPAEAMRAVLAAGRRRGGVVVVDLPRRVDDSVAEALAQLDLGLLVVPAELRAVAAANRVASSVSMVLRDLRAVVRGPYAAGLDEQWVAAALGLPLAGELPMEHGLLEGVEKGLPPGSAVRGPLSRFCTAFWEQALTGGAVA